The candidate division TA06 bacterium genome has a segment encoding these proteins:
- a CDS encoding indolepyruvate ferredoxin oxidoreductase subunit alpha has product IYAELATNEKVGLEVAAGASFAGARALTCMKHVGLNVAADPLFSMAYIGATGGFVIVSADDPGLHSSQNEQDNRYYAKMAKIPCLEPSDSQECLELAKLAFELSEKFDTPVLLRLTTRISHSKGMVELGERKEHKPTGYVKNVAKNITIPAHARKLHAKVEERLKKLGEYGETFSYNRTEKGDKKLGIITSGISYQYARDIFPQASYLKLSLTFPLPVKKITDFINSVDEVYVIEENDTFLEEQIKALGYKASGQSAFEKVITGKSKVPILGELDPTAVARSFNLQKEPAYKNIEVPGRPPVLCPGCPHRGVFFALNKLKLTVTGDIGCYTLGMMEPLNAMDTVICMGGSVTAAMGLEKALGPEMAQKTVAVIGDSTFFHSGITGLIDMVYNNSKGTLIILDNRITAMTGHQQNPGTGKTLQGQEAPMVDLEQLVKSCGVKHVQLIDPLNLKETEAAVKAGMQNMPAAGLPGHFV; this is encoded by the coding sequence GATCTACGCCGAGCTGGCCACCAACGAAAAGGTAGGGCTGGAAGTGGCGGCCGGCGCTTCGTTCGCTGGGGCCCGGGCTTTAACCTGCATGAAGCACGTGGGATTGAACGTGGCGGCCGACCCGCTGTTCTCCATGGCCTACATCGGGGCCACCGGGGGGTTCGTGATCGTCTCGGCCGACGACCCCGGCCTGCACTCCTCCCAAAACGAGCAGGACAACCGCTATTACGCCAAGATGGCCAAGATCCCCTGCCTGGAGCCTTCCGATTCCCAGGAATGCCTGGAGCTGGCCAAGCTGGCCTTTGAGCTTTCGGAAAAGTTCGATACCCCGGTGCTGCTGCGCCTGACCACCCGCATCTCCCATTCCAAAGGCATGGTGGAACTGGGCGAAAGAAAGGAACATAAGCCCACCGGCTATGTCAAAAACGTGGCCAAGAACATCACCATCCCGGCCCATGCCCGCAAGTTGCACGCCAAGGTGGAAGAGCGCCTGAAGAAGCTGGGCGAATACGGGGAGACCTTTTCCTATAACCGGACAGAGAAGGGCGATAAGAAACTGGGGATCATTACCAGCGGCATCTCCTACCAATACGCCAGGGATATATTCCCTCAAGCCTCCTACTTAAAACTGTCATTGACTTTTCCGCTTCCGGTCAAAAAGATCACCGACTTTATCAACTCGGTCGACGAAGTTTATGTGATCGAAGAGAACGATACTTTTCTGGAAGAACAGATAAAAGCCTTGGGCTACAAGGCCTCCGGCCAAAGCGCCTTTGAAAAGGTGATCACCGGAAAATCCAAAGTGCCTATCTTAGGCGAGCTGGATCCCACGGCGGTGGCCAGAAGCTTTAACCTGCAAAAGGAACCGGCCTATAAAAATATTGAGGTTCCGGGCCGGCCGCCGGTGCTCTGTCCGGGCTGCCCGCACCGCGGGGTCTTCTTCGCCCTTAATAAACTGAAGCTGACGGTTACCGGAGACATCGGCTGCTACACCCTGGGGATGATGGAGCCATTAAACGCCATGGACACCGTGATCTGCATGGGCGGCAGCGTCACCGCGGCCATGGGCCTGGAGAAGGCCTTAGGGCCCGAAATGGCCCAGAAGACCGTAGCGGTGATAGGCGACTCCACTTTCTTTCATTCCGGGATCACCGGACTGATAGACATGGTCTACAACAATTCTAAAGGGACGCTGATCATACTGGACAATCGGATCACCGCCATGACCGGGCATCAGCAGAATCCCGGCACCGGCAAGACCCTGCAGGGGCAGGAAGCCCCGATGGTGGACCTGGAGCAGTTGGTGAAATCCTGCGGGGTCAAACATGTCCAGTTGATAGACCCCCTGAACCTGAAGGAGACCGAGGCGGCCGTCAAGGCGGGGATGCAAAATATGCCTGCGGCTGGGCTGCCCGGCCATTTCGTTTGA
- a CDS encoding four helix bundle protein encodes MNKFRDLKVYQKGVKFSHYVYELTSGFPKSEIFGLTFQLRRASCSIVLNIAEGAGSDSSREFVRYLEHSQRSTFEMMAGMDVAKEIGYVKLTEYDACQQELTEISVMLKGLQRSLKKKTITSNVQH; translated from the coding sequence ATGAATAAGTTTCGCGACCTAAAGGTATATCAAAAAGGAGTAAAATTTTCGCATTATGTTTATGAACTTACGTCTGGTTTTCCCAAGAGCGAGATTTTTGGTTTGACCTTCCAGTTGCGAAGGGCATCGTGTTCCATAGTATTAAATATTGCCGAGGGAGCGGGCAGCGATTCCAGCCGGGAGTTTGTCAGATACCTTGAGCACAGCCAGAGATCAACTTTTGAAATGATGGCCGGAATGGATGTAGCTAAAGAGATCGGATACGTTAAACTCACCGAATATGATGCTTGCCAACAGGAACTAACAGAAATAAGCGTAATGCTCAAAGGATTACAGCGAAGCTTAAAGAAAAAAACAATAACGTCAAACGTCCAACATTAA
- a CDS encoding indolepyruvate oxidoreductase subunit beta, translating to MNTVNILICGVGGQGVLLAGDIIAETAIAGGFDAKKSEVHGMAQRGGSVVSHVRYGQKVNSPLIQQGTADVILSFEEMETARYLDFLKPGGIAVINRQQVVPMTVATGAAEYPQDIVEQIKRQGVKAVVCNGVKLADQSGSAKTINIVLLGALSRHLGLPAEKWIATIAGRVPPKTVAMNKKAFELGLKG from the coding sequence ATGAATACAGTAAATATATTGATCTGCGGAGTGGGCGGCCAGGGAGTGCTTTTGGCCGGGGACATCATCGCCGAGACGGCCATCGCCGGCGGTTTTGACGCCAAGAAGAGCGAGGTCCACGGCATGGCCCAGCGGGGCGGCAGCGTGGTCAGCCATGTCCGCTATGGGCAGAAGGTGAACTCGCCCCTGATCCAACAGGGCACGGCCGACGTCATCCTGTCGTTTGAAGAAATGGAGACCGCCCGCTATCTGGATTTCTTAAAGCCCGGCGGGATAGCGGTGATCAACCGGCAGCAGGTGGTGCCCATGACGGTGGCCACCGGGGCCGCCGAATATCCCCAGGATATTGTGGAGCAGATCAAAAGGCAGGGGGTAAAGGCGGTGGTCTGCAACGGGGTGAAGCTGGCCGACCAGTCCGGTAGCGCCAAGACCATCAACATCGTGCTGCTGGGAGCGCTGTCCAGGCATCTGGGCCTGCCGGCCGAAAAGTGGATCGCGACCATAGCCGGCCGGGTACCACCCAAGACGGTGGCAATGAACAAGAAGGCTTTTGAGCTGGGTTTGAAGGGCTGA
- a CDS encoding class I SAM-dependent methyltransferase: MTENTSLPPYGQIAPIYDILMSEVDYKSWAEYILKLLERTGIKPGQSLLDLACGTGTMSLLLARAGYQVAGIDLSPEMLKVARQKSKEQNLALEYFQGDLRTFKAGSNYNVITCFFDGINYLLTSEDVAACFTSVYQTLAHGGAFIFDVNTIHALSRFWGNNTEMREDQGVISVWNNRYLPASNSSELTLTAFVPRGGLYEKLAERHTERAYPLEELKQALIKTGFFQVECFRQNSQEQPSEDTKRVTFLTRKP; encoded by the coding sequence GTGACTGAAAATACTAGCCTTCCGCCTTACGGGCAGATAGCTCCGATCTACGATATCCTGATGTCGGAGGTGGACTATAAGTCCTGGGCGGAGTACATCCTTAAACTGCTGGAACGAACAGGCATCAAGCCCGGCCAGAGCCTTTTGGACCTGGCCTGCGGCACCGGGACCATGAGCCTGTTGTTGGCCCGGGCAGGCTATCAAGTCGCGGGAATAGACCTGTCGCCGGAGATGCTGAAGGTCGCCCGGCAGAAATCAAAAGAACAAAACTTGGCACTGGAGTACTTTCAGGGGGACCTCCGGACCTTCAAAGCTGGAAGTAATTACAATGTAATTACCTGTTTCTTTGACGGCATCAATTATCTTTTGACTTCGGAGGATGTCGCCGCCTGCTTTACCTCGGTTTACCAGACGCTGGCTCACGGCGGAGCCTTCATCTTCGACGTTAACACCATACATGCCCTGTCCCGGTTCTGGGGCAACAACACCGAGATGCGGGAGGACCAGGGAGTGATCTCGGTCTGGAACAACCGCTATTTGCCGGCCTCAAATTCCTCGGAGCTGACCCTGACTGCCTTCGTTCCCAGGGGCGGGCTTTATGAAAAACTGGCCGAGCGGCACACAGAGCGGGCCTATCCGCTGGAGGAACTAAAACAGGCTTTGATCAAAACAGGATTCTTCCAAGTGGAATGCTTCCGTCAGAACAGCCAGGAGCAGCCATCAGAGGATACCAAAAGGGTAACGTTCCTGACCCGTAAACCATAA
- a CDS encoding DNA helicase UvrD has product MKFIADLHIHSKFSRATSRDMDLEHICEWAKFKGIELLGTGDFTHPGWLKELRFKLEPKGGGIYHYRGVNFIFSSEVCCIFTKDDKVRKVHTLLFAPSLEEAEEINARLKSHADLSGDGRPIVPVYASRLAEMVFEASPEAMVIPAHIWTPHFSMFGSQSGFDSVEDCFEEQTPNLFAVETGLSSDPAMNWRLSALDKYSLISCSDAHSPFRLGREACVLDCQMDYSTIRRVLKDKDKSRFLQTLEYFPQEGKYHYDGHRACNLRLSPTESKKHKGLCPVCGKKITIGVLHRVEDLSDRVPGHVPDNSIPFKSLIPLEEILSLALKVGTGTQRVNQEYHKLISHFGSEFNVLLEAPMTELTRVTSLVVAEAILKMRAGQVHILPGYDGEYGTISFDEDKTEKKEAEKPAKGKTKKQMEMF; this is encoded by the coding sequence ATGAAATTCATAGCCGATCTCCACATCCACTCCAAGTTCAGCCGGGCCACCAGCCGGGACATGGACCTGGAGCATATCTGCGAATGGGCCAAGTTCAAGGGCATCGAGCTCCTGGGCACCGGGGACTTCACCCATCCCGGCTGGCTGAAGGAACTGCGCTTTAAGCTGGAGCCCAAGGGCGGCGGGATCTACCATTACCGGGGGGTCAACTTCATCTTCTCGTCCGAGGTCTGCTGCATCTTCACCAAGGACGACAAGGTGCGCAAGGTCCACACCCTGCTCTTTGCCCCGTCGCTGGAGGAGGCCGAGGAGATAAACGCCCGGCTCAAAAGCCACGCCGACCTGTCCGGGGATGGCCGGCCGATCGTGCCGGTCTACGCCTCGCGCCTGGCCGAGATGGTCTTCGAAGCCTCCCCGGAAGCCATGGTCATCCCGGCCCATATCTGGACCCCGCATTTCTCCATGTTCGGCTCGCAGTCCGGCTTCGACTCGGTGGAGGACTGCTTTGAGGAACAGACCCCCAACCTCTTCGCTGTGGAAACAGGGCTCTCATCCGACCCAGCCATGAACTGGCGGCTGTCTGCTCTGGACAAATATTCCCTGATCTCCTGTTCCGACGCTCACAGCCCGTTCCGGCTGGGCCGCGAGGCCTGCGTCTTAGACTGTCAGATGGACTACTCAACCATCCGCCGGGTGTTGAAGGACAAGGACAAAAGCCGCTTTCTGCAGACCCTGGAATATTTCCCCCAGGAAGGCAAGTACCATTACGACGGCCACCGGGCCTGCAACCTAAGGCTTTCACCAACTGAATCCAAAAAGCACAAGGGGCTTTGCCCGGTCTGCGGCAAGAAGATCACCATTGGGGTTCTGCACCGGGTGGAAGACCTGTCCGACCGCGTCCCGGGCCATGTGCCGGATAATTCCATTCCCTTCAAGTCCCTGATTCCGCTGGAAGAGATCCTGAGCCTGGCCCTGAAGGTCGGCACCGGCACCCAGCGGGTGAACCAGGAATACCACAAACTGATCTCCCATTTTGGCAGCGAGTTCAATGTCCTTTTGGAAGCCCCGATGACGGAATTGACCCGGGTTACTTCGCTGGTGGTGGCCGAGGCGATCCTGAAAATGCGGGCGGGCCAGGTTCATATCCTGCCGGGATATGACGGGGAATACGGAACGATAAGTTTTGATGAGGACAAAACCGAAAAGAAAGAGGCGGAGAAACCGGCCAAGGGCAAGACCAAAAAACAGATGGAGATGTTCTAA